In Xiphophorus couchianus chromosome 24, X_couchianus-1.0, whole genome shotgun sequence, a single genomic region encodes these proteins:
- the LOC114140930 gene encoding histone H1-like: METLLRRLQTSRLSCLFTVLMDVISSASHSRIHHFLRIMAEVAPAPAPAKAPAKAPAKAPKKKSGTKAKKDGPSLAKLIVAAVAESKERKGMSVAALKKILAGKGVDVAKANKRINTAVTKLVTKGTLSQTKGTGASGSFKLAKKEPTAAKPAKKVVKKKAPAKAKKPAAKKATTPKKPAAKKAAAKKSPKKAAAKKSPKKAAAKKSPKKVVKKSPKKPAAKKPKAAKKPAAKKTGAKKPAAKKAKK, encoded by the coding sequence atggagACGCTTTTAAGGCGGCTGCAGACTAGCCGACTGAGTTGTCTCTTCACGGTTCTCATGGATGTTATAAGTTCCGCCTCGCACTCGAGGATCCATCATTTTCTGAGAATCATGGCAGAAGTAGCTCCAGCACCCGCACCGGCTAAAGCTCCGGCTAAAGCTCCGGCTAAAGCCCCGAAGAAGAAGTCCGGTACCAAGGCTAAAAAAGATGGACCCAGTCTCGCTAAACTCATCGTGGCCGCCGTGGCCGAGTCCAAAGAGCGCAAGGGGATGTCTGTGGCGGCGCTCAAAAAGATCCTGGCCGGGAAAGGCGTCGATGTGGCCAAGGCCAACAAGCGCATCAACACCGCCGTTACCAAGCTTGTGACGAAGGGAACTCTTAGTCAAACTAAGGGGACCGGAGCATCCGGGTCCTTCAAGCTCGCTAAGAAGGAGCCCACAGCCGCCAAACCGGCCAAGAAGGTGGTGAAGAAGAAGGCTCCCGCCAAGGCAAAGAAACCAGCCGCCAAGAAGGCCACAACACCCAAGAAACCCGCCGCTAAGAAAGCAGCAGCCAAGAAATCTCCGAAGAAGGCAGCGGCCAAGAAATCTCCGAAAAAGGCAGCGGCCAAGAAATCTCCGAAAAAGGTGGTAAAAAAGAGCCCTAAAAAGCCCGCCGCTAAGAAGCCAAAGGCTGCTAAGAAGCCTGCAGCCAAGAAAACGGGAGCCAAAAAACCCGCAGCGAAGAAGGCCAAGAAGTAA
- the LOC114140936 gene encoding histone H3: MARTKQTARKSTGGKAPRKQLATKAARKSAPATGGVKKPHRYRPGTVALREIRRYQKSTELLIRKLPFQRLVREIAQDFKTDLRFQSSAVMALQEASEAYLVGLFEDTNLCAIHAKRVTIMPKDIQLARRIRGERA; encoded by the coding sequence ATGGCCAGAACCAAGCAGACCGCTCGTAAATCCACCGGAGGAAAGGCTCCCAGGAAGCAGCTGGCAACCAAAGCTGCCCGTAAGAGCGCCCCAGCTACCGGCGGAGTTAAGAAGCCTCACCGTTACAGGCCCGGCACCGTGGCTCTGCGAGAGATCCGCCGCTACCAGAAATCCACCGAGCTGCTGATCCGCAAGCTGCCCTTCCAGCGCCTGGTCAGGGAGATCGCTCAGGATTTCAAGACCGACCTGCGCTTCCAGAGCTCCGCCGTCATGGCTCTGCAGGAGGCCAGCGAGGCTTACCTGGTGGGTCTCTTTGAGGACACCAACCTGTGCGCCATCCACGCCAAGAGGGTCACCATCATGCCTAAAGACATCCAGCTGGCCCGCCGTATCCGCGGAGAGAGGGCTTAA
- the LOC114140942 gene encoding histone H2A has product MSGRGKTGGKARAKAKTRSSRAGLQFPVGRVHRLLRKGNYAERVGAGAPVYLAAVLEYLTAEILELAGNAARDNKKTRIIPRHLQLAVRNDEELNKLLGGVTIAQGGVLPNIQAVLLPKKTEKAAKAK; this is encoded by the coding sequence ATGTCTGGACGTGGAAAGACCGGCGGCAAAGCCAGAGCTAAGGCCAAGACCCGCTCATCCCGTGCGGGGCTCCAGTTCCCAGTGGGCCGTGTTCACAGGCTGCTGAGGAAAGGAAACTACGCCGAGCGCGTCGGCGCCGGAGCTCCAGTCTATCTGGCGGCGGTGCTCGAGTATCTGACCGCTGAGATCCTGGAGCTGGCTGGAAACGCTGCCCGCGATAACAAGAAGACCAGGATCATCCCCCGTCACCTGCAGCTGGCCGTCCGTAACGACGAGGAGCTCAACAAGCTGCTGGGTGGAGTCACCATCGCTCAGGGTGGTGTTCTCCCCAACATCCAGGCTGTCCTGCTGCCCAAGAAAACCGAGAAAGCAGCCAAGGCCAAGTAA
- the LOC114140944 gene encoding histone H2B 1/2-like — MPEPAKSAPKKGSKKAVTKTAGKGGKKKRKTRKESYAIYVYKVLKQVHPDTGISSKAMSIMNSFVNDIFERIASEASRLAHYNKRSTITSREIQTAVRLLLPGELAKHAVSEGTKAVTKYTSSK; from the coding sequence ATGCCTGAACCCGCCAAGTCTGCTCCCAAGAAGGGCTCCAAGAAAGCCGTGACCAAGACGGCCGGTAAAGGAGgcaagaagaagagaaagaccAGGAAGGAGAGCTACGCCATCTACGTGTACAAGGTGCTGAAGCAGGTCCACCCCGATACCGGCATCTCGTCCAAGGCCATGAGCATCATGAACTCGTTCGTCAACGACATCTTTGAGCGCATCGCCTCCGAGGCTTCCCGTCTGGCTCACTACAACAAGCGCTCCACCATCACCTCCAGGGAGATCCAGACGGCCGTGCGCCTCCTGCTGCCCGGTGAGCTGGCCAAGCACGCCGTGTCTGAGGGCACCAAGGCGGTCACCAAGTACACCAGCTCCAAGTAA
- the LOC114140928 gene encoding histone H1-like, with protein sequence MAIFVAAAQRRTELSLHGSHVCYKSRLLAHAGNVAQQVRNMAEVAPSAVVIPADVPQKPPPKSKKGASIYKLIVAIVAESKERKGMSLTALKKALAVKGVNVAKGNKRINNAVTKLVTGGTLSRTKGTGACGSFKIAKPKREPKVADADPKKAVKKKAPAKAKRPAGKKASAPKKPANKRAAAKRSPKKSPAKKVVRKVKKSPKKTVARRPKTVKRPKAAKKPKPARRPAARRPVAKKRPVKRRPATKARRY encoded by the coding sequence ATGGCCATTTTTGTGGCAGCCGCGCAGCGGCGGACTGAGTTGTCTCTTCACGGTTCTCACGTCTGTTATAAGTCCCGCCTCCTGGCGCACGCTGGGAACGTGGCACAACAAGTGAGAAATATGGCAGAAGTAGCTCCATCAGCTGTTGTAATCCCGGCGGATGTCCCGCAGAAGCCTCCTCCCAAGTCCAAGAAGGGAGCCAGCATCTACAAACTCATCGTGGCCATTGTGGCCGAGTCCAAGGAGCGCAAGGGAATGTCTCTGACGGCGCTGAAGAAGGCTCTGGCAGTGAAAGGCGTAAATGTGGCCAAGGGCAACAAGCGCATCAACAACGCCGTTACGAAGCTGGTCACAGGAGGAACCCTGAGCCGAACTAAAGGGACCGGAGCATGCGGCTCCTTCAAGATCGCTAAGCCTAAGAGGGAGCCGAAAGTCGCCGATGCCGATCCAAAGAAGGCGGTGAAGAAGAAGGCTCCCGCCAAGGCAAAGCGACCGGCCGGCAAGAAGGCCAGCGCTCCCAAAAAACCCGCCAACAAGCGAGCAGCGGCCAAGAGGTCCCCGAAGAAGTCACCGGCAAAGAAAGTAGTTAGAAAGGTAAAGAAGAGCCCTAAGAAGACTGTCGCTAGGAGGCCGAAAACTGTGAAGAGGCCGAAGGCTGCAAAGAAACCAAAGCCTGCTAGGAGACCTGCAGCTAGAAGACCGGTAGCCAAGAAAAGGCCGGTAAAAAGACGCCCAGCTACGAAGGCTAGGAGGTACTAA
- the LOC114140914 gene encoding uncharacterized protein LOC114140914 — translation MAQSSNRCYCSVPCCSNNKQKQPYLSFHDFPVDVEKRARWVRAIRRDEGKMFQILRGSTFVCSQHFTPEDISTTASGRKRISQGAVPSRFHWNDWGRSSQAHESVYRRTKKSLSAAVQDDSHKITDPEDSSKEKLPAGPMAKDHDYACHSFPGELHGAIQRIKELEFQVLSLEMEILELTLQKKQPVIFRFCLTDEDFRYYTKFTSKEVFNVFWESVYPSASRLVYWSKAQRTAEEIPSPQRKLPLIDELFMFLCRVAAGLQEKTLSTIFEVSLSTVSRTILTWTSYLYLVLGSLSLWMTREQVQRTMPDKFKQYCPHVRAIIDCTEIRCETASSLTLQSETFSNYKNHTTFKGLIGIAPCGIITFVSRLYTGSISDIEITRKSQILTLLQPGDGVMADKGFQIEKILSEVGATLIIPPLKKSTQLSMEDTQKTQAIARLRILVERAIRRVKEYHIWDGLVPLSMVGSVNQLWAICCLLSNYQGPLDLKGDKPV, via the exons ATGGCACAATCATCAAACCGTTGCTATTGTAGTGTGCCATGCTGttcaaataacaaacaaaaacaaccctaTTTGAGCTTCCATGACTTTCCTGTGGATGTGGAAAAACGTGCCCGCTGGGTAAGAGCAATCAGGAGagatgaaggaaaaatgtttcaaatcctCAGAGGGAGCACCTTTGTCTGCAGCCAGCACTTTACCCCAGAGGATATAAGTACAACAGCCAGTGGAAGAAAACGGATTAGTCAAGGAGCTGTGCCTTCTAGATTTCACTGGAATGATTGGG GGAGAAGTTCACAAGCTCATGAGTCTGTTTACAGGCGAACCAAAAAGTCTCTCAGTGCTGCTGTTCAGGATGACTCACATAAGATTACTGACCCTGAGGACTCCTCAAAGGAAAAATTGCCTGCAGGTCCAATGGCAAAAGACCATGACTATGCCTGTCATTCTTTTCCGG GTGAACTACACGGTGCCATACAGAGAATTAAAGAGTTGGAGTTCCAAGTGTTATCACTTGAAATGGAAATCCTAGAGCTAACTCTTCAAAAGAAGCAGCCAGtgattttcaggttttgtttgacAGATGAAGATTTCCGTTATTACACCAAATTCACCTCAAAAGAGGTCTTCAATGTGTTTTGGGAGTCAGTTTACCCTTCTGCTTCAAGGCTAGTGTATTGGTCCAAGGCACAGCGGACTGCAGAAGAAATACCTAGTCCACAGCGAAAACTTCCACTCATTGATGAActgtttatgtttctttgcCGTGTTGCAGCTGGACTTCAGGAGAAGACTTTGTCGACCATCTTTGAGGTCAGTTTGTCTACAGTTAGCCGCACCATTTTAACATGGACTAGTTACCTTTACCTGGTTCTTGGTTCGCTGTCATTGTGGATGACAAGAGAGCAAGTTCAGCGCACCATGCCTGACAAATTTAAACAGTACTGCCCTCACGTGCGTGCGATTATAGACTGCACTGAGATCCGTTGTGAAACTGCATCCTCACTCACACTACAGTCAGAAACCTTTTCAAACTACAAAAACCACACCACCTTTAAAGGTCTGATTGGCATTGCTCCTTGTGGGATTATAACATTTGTATCCAGACTGTACACAGGCTCCATCTCCGACATAGAAATAACTCGAAAATCACAGATATTAACGTTACTTCAGCCTGGAGATGGGGTTATGGCCGACAAGGGTTTCCAGATAGAGAAGATTCTGTCAGAGGTGGGAGCAACGCTTATCATTCCTCCACTTAAAAAATCCACCCAACTCAGCATGGAGGACACCCAGAAGACCCAGGCTATTGCTCGGCTGAGGATTTTAGTTGAAAGAGCCATACGAAGGGTGAAAGAGTACCATATCTGGGATGGTCTTGTTCCTCTTTCTATGGTAGGCTCAGTCAATCAGCTGTGGGCCATCTGCTGTCTACTTTCAAACTATCAGGGACCTCTGGATCTAAAAGGCGACAAACCTGTGTAG
- the LOC114140941 gene encoding histone H2A, producing the protein MSGRGKTGGKARAKAKTRSSRAGLQFPVGRVHRLLRKGNYAERVGAGAPVYLAAVLEYLTAEILELAGNAARDNKKTRIIPRHLQLAVRNDEELNKLLGGVTIAQGGVLPNIQAVLLPKKTEKAAKAK; encoded by the coding sequence atgtctggaCGTGGAAAGACCGGCGGCAAAGCCAGAGCTAAGGCCAAGACCCGCTCATCCCGTGCAGGGCTCCAGTTCCCAGTGGGCCGTGTTCACAGGCTGCTGAGGAAAGGAAACTACGCCGAGCGCGTCGGCGCCGGAGCTCCAGTCTATCTGGCGGCGGTGCTCGAGTATCTGACCGCTGAGATCCTGGAGCTGGCTGGAAACGCTGCCCGCGATAACAAGAAGACCAGGATCATCCCCCGTCACCTGCAGCTGGCCGTCCGCAACGACGAGGAGCTCAACAAACTGCTGGGTGGAGTCACCATCGCTCAGGGTGGTGTTCTCCCCAACATCCAGGCTGTCCTGCTGCCCAAGAAAACCGAGAAAGCAGCCAAGGCCAAGTAA
- the LOC114140945 gene encoding histone H2B 1/2: MPEPAKSAPKKGSKKAVTKTAGKGGKKRRRTRKESYAIYVYKVLKQVHPDTGISSKAMSIMNSFVNDIFERIASEASRLAHYNKRSTITSREIQTAVRLLLPGELAKHAVSEGTKAVTKYTSSK; the protein is encoded by the coding sequence ATGCCTGAACCCGCCAAGTCTGCGCCCAAGAAGGGCTCCAAGAAAGCCGTGACCAAGACGGCCGGTAAAGGAGGCAAGAAGAGGAGAAGGACCAGGAAGGAGAGCTACGCCATCTACGTGTACAAGGTGCTGAAGCAGGTCCACCCCGATACCGGCATCTCGTCCAAGGCCATGAGCATCATGAACTCGTTCGTCAACGACATCTTTGAGCGCATCGCCTCCGAGGCTTCCCGTCTGGCTCACTACAACAAGCGCTCCACCATCACCTCCAGGGAGATCCAGACGGCCGTGCGCCTCCTGCTGCCCGGTGAGCTGGCCAAGCACGCCGTGTCTGAGGGCACCAAGGCGGTCACCAAGTACACCAGCTCCAAGTAA
- the LOC114140932 gene encoding histone H1-like, which yields MTEIAPAAIRSSAKIPMKKSTSRAKKDGPSISKLIVDAVADSKERKGVSLAALKKLLARNGVDVAKSNKRINSAITKLVTSGSLSRTRGTGASGSFKIPKAKKKKPKTAKPAKKATPKKKKAPAKAKRPAAKKSPKKSPAKKPARKSPKKGPAKKAAKRVKGSPKKSTKRSPKRSPKKATARRPKPAKRPAAKKTPAKKHPAKKANRSYW from the coding sequence ATGACGGAAATAGCTCCGGCGGCTATCCGATCCTCGGCAAAAATCCCGATGAAGAAGTCCACCTCCCGGGCCAAGAAGGATGGACCCAGCATCTCCAAACTCATCGTGGACGCCGTGGCCGACTCCAAGGAACGTAAAGGGGTTTCTCTGGCGGCGCTCAAGAAACTCCTGGCCAGGAATGGCGTCGATGTGGCCAAGTCCAACAAGCGCATCAACAGCGCCATTACCAAGCTGGTGACAAGTGGAAGCCTGAGCCGGACTAGAGGGACCGGAGCATCCGGGTCCTTCAAGATACCTAAGGCTAAGAAGAAGAAGCCCAAAACCGCAAAACCAGCGAAGAAGGCAACtccgaagaagaagaaggctcCCGCCAAGGCAAAGAGACCAGCCGCCAAGAAGTCACCGAAAAAGTCACCGGCGAAGAAACCAGCCAGGAAGTCTCCAAAGAAGGGACCGGCAAAGAAAGCAGCCAAAAGGGTAAAAGGGAGCCCTAAAAAGAGCACCAAAAGGAGCCCCAAAAGGAGCCCCAAAAAGGCCACAGCTAGGAGGCCGAAGCCAGCTAAGAGACCGGCAGCCAAGAAAACGCCGGCAAAAAAGCACCCAGCTAAGAAGGCTAACAGGAGCTACTGGTGA
- the LOC114140938 gene encoding histone H2A: MSGRGKTGGKARAKAKTRSSRAGLQFPVGRVHRLLRKGNYAERVGAGAPVYLAAVLEYLTAEILELAGNAARDNKKTRIIPRHLQLAVRNDEELNKLLGGVTIAQGGVLPNIQAVLLPKKTEKAAKAK; encoded by the coding sequence ATGTCTGGACGTGGAAAGACCGGCGGCAAAGCCAGAGCTAAGGCCAAGACCCGCTCATCCCGTGCGGGGCTCCAGTTCCCAGTGGGCCGTGTTCACAGGCTGCTGAGGAAAGGAAACTACGCCGAGCGCGTCGGCGCCGGAGCTCCAGTCTATCTGGCGGCGGTGCTCGAGTATCTGACCGCTGAGATCCTGGAGCTGGCTGGAAACGCTGCCCGCGATAACAAGAAGACCAGGATCATCCCCCGTCACCTGCAGCTGGCCGTCCGCAACGACGAGGAGCTCAACAAGCTGCTGGGTGGAGTCACCATCGCTCAGGGTGGTGTTCTCCCCAACATCCAGGCTGTCCTGCTGCCCAAGAAAACCGAGAAAGCAGCCAAGGCCAAGTAA
- the LOC114140946 gene encoding histone H4 has translation MSGRGKGGKGLGKGGAKRHRKVLRDNIQGITKPAIRRLARRGGVKRISGLIYEETRGVLKVFLENVIRDAVTYTEHAKRKTVTAMDVVYALKRQGRTLYGFGG, from the coding sequence ATGAGTGGACGCGGAAAGGGGGGTAAAGGACTCGGGAAAGGAGGCGCCAAGCGTCACCGTAAAGTTCTCCGTGATAACATCCAGGGAATCACTAAGCCCGCTATCCGCCGCCTGGCTCGCCGCGGTGGAGTCAAGCGTATCTCCGGTCTCATCTACGAGGAGACCCGCGGTGTGCTCAAGGTTTTCCTGGAGAACGTTATCCGTGATGCCGTCACCTACACCGAGCACGCCAAGAGGAAGACCGTGACCGCCATGGATGTGGTGTACGCTCTCAAGAGGCAGGGCCGCACTCTGTACGGCTTCGGCGGTTAA
- the LOC114140943 gene encoding histone H2B 1/2-like, whose amino-acid sequence MPEPAKSAPKKGSKKAVTKMAGKGGKKRRRTRKESYAIYVYKVLKQVHPDTGISSKAMSIMNSFVNDIFERIASEASRLAHYNKRSTITSREIQTAVRLLLPGELAKHAVSEGTKAVTKYTSSK is encoded by the coding sequence ATGCCTGAACCCGCCAAGTCTGCGCCCAAGAAGGGCTCCAAGAAAGCCGTGACCAAGATGGCCGGTAAAGGAGGCAAGAAGAGGAGAAGGACCAGGAAGGAGAGCTACGCCATCTACGTGTACAAGGTGCTGAAGCAGGTCCACCCCGATACCGGCATCTCGTCCAAGGCCATGAGCATCATGAACTCGTTCGTCAACGACATCTTTGAGCGCATCGCCTCCGAGGCTTCCCGTCTGGCTCACTACAACAAGCGCTCCACCATCACCTCCAGGGAGATCCAGACGGCCGTGCGCCTCCTGCTGCCCGGTGAGCTGGCCAAGCACGCCGTGTCTGAGGGCACCAAGGCGGTCACCAAGTACACCAGCTCCAAGTAA
- the LOC114140937 gene encoding histone H3 — MARTKQTARKSTGGKAPRKQLATKAARKSAPATGGVKKPHRYRPGTVALREIRRYQKSTELLIRKLPFQRLVREIAQDFKTDLRFQSSAVMALQEASEAYLVGLFEDTNLCAIHAKRVTIMPKDIQLARRIRGERA; from the coding sequence ATGGCCAGAACCAAGCAGACCGCTCGTAAATCCACCGGAGGAAAGGCTCCCAGGAAGCAGCTGGCAACCAAAGCTGCCCGTAAGAGCGCCCCAGCTACCGGCGGAGTTAAGAAGCCTCACCGTTACAGGCCCGGCACCGTGGCTCTGCGAGAAATCCGCCGCTACCAGAAATCCACCGAGCTGCTGATCCGTAAGCTGCCCTTCCAGCGCCTGGTCAGGGAGATCGCTCAGGATTTCAAGACCGACCTGCGCTTCCAGAGCTCCGCCGTCATGGCTTTGCAGGAGGCCAGCGAGGCTTACCTGGTGGGTCTCTTTGAGGACACCAACCTGTGCGCCATCCACGCCAAGAGGGTCACCATCATGCCCAAAGACATCCAGCTGGCCCGCCGTATCCGCGGAGAGAGGGCTTAA
- the LOC114140948 gene encoding histone H1-like → MAEVAPAAAPAKAPKKKSVTKAKKDGPSLPKLIVAAVADSKERKGVSLAALKKVLAGKGVDVAKANKRINTAVTKLVTKGTLSQTKGTGATGSFKLAKKEPTAAKPAKKVVKKKAPAKAKKPAAKKATTPKKPAAKKAAAKKSPKKAAAKKSPKKAAAKKSPKKVVKKSPKKPAAKKPKAAKKPAAKKTGAKKPAAKKAKK, encoded by the coding sequence ATGGCAGAAGTAGCTCCAGCAGCCGCACCGGCTAAAGCACCGAAGAAGAAGTCCGTTACCAAGGCTAAGAAAGATGGACCCAGCCTACCCAAACTCATCGTGGCCGCCGTGGCCGACTCCAAGGAGCGCAAGGGAGTTTCTCTGGCGGCGCTCAAGAAGGTCCTGGCCGGGAAAGGCGTCGATGTGGCCAAGGCCAACAAGCGCATCAACACCGCCGTTACCAAGCTTGTGACGAAGGGAACTCTTAGCCAAACGAAAGGAACCGGAGCAACTGGGTCCTTCAAGCTCGCTAAGAAGGAGCCCACAGCCGCCAAACCGGCCAAGAAGGTGGTGAAGAAGAAGGCTCCCGCCAAGGCAAAGAAACCAGCCGCCAAGAAGGCCACAACACCCAAGAAACCCGCCGCTAAGAAAGCAGCAGCCAAGAAATCTCCGAAGAAGGCAGCGGCCAAGAAATCTCCGAAAAAGGCAGCGGCCAAGAAATCTCCGAAAAAGGTGGTAAAAAAGAGCCCTAAAAAGCCCGCCGCTAAGAAGCCAAAGGCTGCTAAGAAGCCTGCAGCCAAGAAAACGGGAGCCAAAAAACCCGCAGCGAAGAAGGCCAAGAAGTAA
- the LOC114140933 gene encoding histone H2B 1/2-like, with the protein MPEPAKSAPKKGSKKAVTKTAGKGGKKRRKTRKESYAIYVYKVLKQVHPDTGISSKAMSIMNSFVNDIFERIASEASRLAHYNKRSTITSREIQTAVRLLLPGELAKHAVSEGTKAVTKYTSSK; encoded by the coding sequence ATGCCTGAACCCGCCAAGTCTGCTCCCAAGAAGGGCTCCAAGAAAGCCGTGACCAAGACGGCCGGTAAAGGAGGCAAGAAGAGGAGAAAGACCAGGAAGGAGAGCTACGCCATCTACGTGTACAAGGTGCTGAAGCAGGTCCACCCCGATACCGGCATCTCGTCCAAGGCCATGAGCATCATGAACTCGTTCGTCAACGACATCTTTGAGCGCATCGCCTCCGAGGCTTCCCGTCTGGCTCACTACAACAAGCGCTCCACCATCACCTCCAGGGAGATCCAGACGGCCGTGCGCCTCCTGCTGCCCGGTGAGCTGGCCAAGCACGCCGTGTCTGAGGGCACCAAGGCGGTCACCAAGTACACCAGCTCCAAGTAA
- the LOC114140947 gene encoding histone H4, which translates to MSGRGKGGKGLGKGGAKRHRKVLRDNIQGITKPAIRRLARRGGVKRISGLIYEETRGVLKVFLENVIRDAVTYTEHAKRKTVTAMDVVYALKRQGRTLYGFGG; encoded by the coding sequence ATGAGTGGACGCGGAAAGGGGGGTAAAGGACTCGGGAAAGGAGGCGCCAAGCGTCACCGTAAAGTTCTCCGTGATAACATCCAGGGAATCACTAAGCCCGCTATCCGCCGCCTGGCTCGCCGCGGTGGAGTCAAGCGTATCTCCGGTCTCATCTACGAGGAGACCCGCGGTGTGCTCAAGGTTTTCCTGGAGAACGTTATCCGTGATGCCGTCACCTACACCGAGCACGCCAAGAGGAAGACCGTGACCGCGATGGATGTGGTGTACGCTCTCAAGAGGCAGGGCCGCACTCTGTACGGCTTCGGCGGTTAA